A window of Benincasa hispida cultivar B227 chromosome 9, ASM972705v1, whole genome shotgun sequence genomic DNA:
atatttgaatttgattgctGTCTTGTTTAACTGTAAGGTTCTCCTCTGTTTTTATACTTTGGTATGAACTCTCTGTTTTTGTTGAATGGATCTGCCTGCTGCTTTCTCTGTACATTACTTGGTTCTCATTTGATTATTTATGTGAcattttgtttgaagtttttagTGATTTCTCGTTTTCTCGTCTCTCTAGTTTTTCCCTTCTCACGTTTGATACATTTGGCTCTTTGAGTTTCtgcaattttaattatttgggTTTAGTTCTTGTGGGATAATTTTGTTTCTGTTTTATACATTAGGTAGTATGGATTAAAATTTCCCTTTCCCATTGCTATTTATGCCTTGCTCCAAATTTGATGTTTTGCATTGGTTTCCTTTATTCAGAGACTCAAGAATTGTGTTTTGATTGGAATTATTAGCCTTAGAGAACATCCAGATGTTCTATCTTAGCCGAATTGAGCACACACTACGTGTGCCTCCGAACTTGCTTCATCTACCTATCCTTGATGCTATTAAGGGTGAGCTGGAGAAACTATTCCTAGATAAGGTTAGTGAATTTTGTATGTAAACTTGTTGATTAACCCTCTTTAATTTACTATGTGCTTTGGGATCAACATTTTTACTGAGATGAGCTTTGTCATGAAGGTGGTTGCAAACTTGGGACTCTGTATTTCCGTTTATGATATAAGATCGGTCGATGGGGGCTTTATCTTTCCCAGCGATGGTGCTGCAACATACAAGGTATTCTTGCATTGCTGTGTGGTCCTTAGTGAGGTTTCACGTCTCTCTTTGGGCGTCGGTCTCGAAATTTTTAGGTAACATTTTACTTAGTTGGAAACCCTTCCTCAAAGGTgttatgggttttttttttaaaatttttttatgtctttgtattctttcttttttttttcttcattgtttttatagaaaaaatatatatatattcttgcATTGCTGCATATATCTTTAAAGATTGAACCATTACATTGAAGTTTCTTTGTTACCTAGTGTCAGtgcatatatgatataattataattctGGTAGGTCAAAAAGGGTCCAGCGTTTAATAAAGAACGTAGAGTTTAATAAAGAACGTAGAGTGAATAAGTTTGATCAATCCATAGTGACCACTTACCTATGATTTAATATCCTACAAGTTTCCTTAGCACTTAAATGTTGTGGTGTCAGGCGGGTAATCTCATGAAATTATCGAGGTGTGCGTAGGCCGGCTTAATCACTCACggatatccaaaaaaaaaaaatctatttttggtATCTAACATGTAAGGTATACTTCAATTATCAAGTACAAAAGGAGCATCATTTGGTTCTTCAACATGTAAATTCAAAATCACATAATCAATAGACTTTGGCCTCTTCTTTATCTACCTATCTTATGAACTATTTGTCTTTTCAGTATTCTTGTCATTTGAAATCATAGTTTTTTGTCAACACTACATCAGGGTTTACTTACTCATTGGAAATATGAGGTCCTGAGTGTTATGTGTGGATATTTTGGCAGGTTGTGTTCACGTTGATTGTGTTTCGTCCATTCGTGGGGGAGGTAATTATTGGGAAAGTTAAAGAATCAAATGCAAAGGGTTTGCGAAGTATGcaaatgtcttttttttttttttcaaactttctttCAGAATGTATATTTCTCTATCacgatttttttcttctttgactCGAGTGTCTTAGTCTAACACTTTGAATCTCATCACATTTTTCTTCCTATTAAGTGTATGTTCAGGATTAGTTCCTTTGTATAAGGCTTTCGAGGCATTTGGTCCATTTGTGATTAGCATAAGAGCTCTGTCTTTGATTTCCTAATGAGTTGTTGTTTTGCTGATTGATTCAACGGTCTAGATCTATATTCTCAATTCTTGGCAATGGTCATGCTATTTTGTTAGGTTTTTGTGTTGATGATCAATAACATGCTTGAAATTTTTGTTTGGGTTTATGTTAACTTGGATATTTAGATTTGCGTCACTTCTTTCTAAGTCTTTAGGAGTAACCTTAAACTTTTCTCATTCTTGCTTTATGAATACAACAACATGATAAATTTAGCATGGTGTTGATGGATGTTATGCTAATTTTGCAGTATCACTTGGATTTTTCGAGGACATTAATGTTCCTGTCGAACTTCTTCCCTCTGGATCTAAATTCGAACCAGATCTAAATAATGGGTAATGCCCCCTGTGCAACTCACAACCACcaactaaaaatataaatggATGTTGAATGATAATTtttattgttgatttatctAAAGTATTATCTGTGACTATTGTTTTTGCGAGGATTGCAGTGGAAAACTCAGATGGGTGTGGGAATATCAAGACGTACCGTGCGACATATATGAAACTGACGAGGTTTGTCAATTATTATAGGTTTAAATCCAGTGTTAGTCCTTTACTTttatacttatttaatttggGCCCTTAAAGTCCTTAAACTTTGAAATGTTTTGTTTTGAAGCTTTGCAAAAGACCTactcaatttctttctttttgaaaacGTAGTAGTTTTTTAAGAATCTAAATATAATAAGCACAAACACGAAGGAAAAAGTATAtgatgtatattgttgtatagTGATAATGTTGCGTTCTATGAAGCACAACACTTCATTTTAGGAAAAGTGTCTATCGGTCACGCTCTAGACACGTGTCTGACACAATTTTTTGTGGGGACATGGCTGGAATACTTCTTGGACATGGTTGGGAAAATTTTTTTGAGAGAAAACTGTCCAGTCTTTTATGTTAGACTCAAATTTAAagctcaaatcaattatatgttattaagacaaaaagaaagtccatttttttaaacaaagataAAAGGCTGGAATAAAAAAGAGTGTATAGTCCGTatgctatttttttaaaaaaaaattggcaaaTCATCATGTTGTATCCTATGTCTGTGTTTGTGTTTCTTAGGTATGTTAGAATTGGATTTTTGGAGATCGTCCATATGCTTAGTTTTGGTTTTTGGAAATGGCAGATAAGATTTAAAATACACAGCATAGATTACCCTGCAATCCCAGTGGAGCAACCAAAAGAGAGAGATTCAAAATTTCTAATGGAGGAGCAACCAAGAGAGAATATTAATGTAAAAGCATTTGCTCCCATGCTTATTACTGTATGTCACTCACTCTCAACTTCTATTCCCTCTACTTATCTTTTTGATAAATGTGTTTTTGTGTTTGTAGCATTTCTCAAAGGAAGGCTGATTTGTAGTGTAGGGTCTCAACACAATAGCAATATTATGCATCCCATTACATAGCAACTATTTTGTTAATAAcgtctttttgttttgtttgtttttgttttttttgtttttttttttttttttgtaggcaACAATCGACCATGATGGATTGGGTCCTATTTCATGGTGGGAAGGTGGTGGAGATGTCGAGGATGAGGTCGAGGCTGAGGATGAGGATGAGGAAAATTCCTAAGATACTACCCATTTTGTTTTTGTGACAAATTGGTATTTATTCATTCATAACTTAGTATTATACGTTATTATCATTTGGCCTAGGCATGATAGTCACGTATGaccaagcaaaaaaaaaaaaaagaaaatcgatATTCACTTTAGTACTTAGTAGCGTTGGTTAATTAACTTTGATTATAGgtttaggtttaaatactacttgAGTAGTTTTGGTTCATGTAGTTTAAAAATGTCTtcttactaaaaaggatattttTAGAGATCAAGATTAATCAAAGTTGAGAGTACGAGGGCTAAAATAGCATCTAAACCTTAAGTATATGAAATAAACCTTTAAACTTCATACCTTTTCTAAATTGAAGTTATAAAAAATGGTAGACAAAAATATCTATTACATAATTACATTGCAGGTCAAATCTAGCCATATAATTTCTCAATGCTCTACAACAAAACCAAGCAAACAATAATGTTTAaaccttcactaaaatgactaAATCAAGTTAAGACAAACAAGTTTGAAGTATAATATTTGAGTGTTTATTTTACCACTTATTTGAATTCAAAGTTTAGTTTGAtgcaattaaaaatttaatatcaaatttgattcactaattattctctctttctttatcAGATGAGTAGGAGATGAGCAGATTGCAAACTTTACTGCTCTTTTAATGGAACAAATTGGTACATTAAGATGGGATTGTAACTAAGTTTTGGCATTGATTGGCAGCAAGTcattcttgtgtagttgtatctAATTTTTGTTCAATTATGGGCATTCACAAACAAATATATTGACATTTTATGTTTCGAACTTTACGGAATAACATTGAACATCAGAGATCAGAAGTGAGATCTAATCGAACTCTTTTTTCAACAGTATGAAATTTTCACTATACAAAAAGTAAATTACAACAATCCAAATACATAAATTATGTACAAGAATGTGCTATTTTAAACTCTACCTAAGATTATGCTTTAACCTAATCGAATTATaagtaattataattattacgAAGTTTTGAAGAGATCGAGACGAGAATCAGCTAATCTAAGAGAATAAGCAGCTTTCTTGTATTGAGCCCAAGTGAAAGGCTTATATAAAGATTGTTCATTTGGTAGCATCATCTCTGATAGAGGTGCAATCCAAGCATTCAATGGTGGTGCCCCAAAGTACATGATTGACATTCTTGCATTCTTTGAGTTGTTTGCCATTGCTCTATGTCTCACACTTacaaatctcccatttgtcatTGCCtatgataaaaaataaagacaACAAATCTTAAATTGTCCATTCGTCTTTTGAAGCTATTTTGTAGCTTGGCATTTCTAATCCTAAATACATGCGCCTTCAAATGCTTGTCTTCCATTAACTAATAatgaaaaagatgatgttgacatgtTATGGTCGTAGCTTCAAATAATACttgtgtttttttaattatatgatagaaaaaaaaaaaaaaaaaacttaaaagtaGTATTATGTCAACTTTTTGTCACTACTTAACTAAATCATAACATTAGGTATtctcaaaatacaaaataaataaacgaATTGACATATGTTTACCTGAAAAGCATCACCAATCAAGACATAGAATGCAGATGGGTCAGGGCAAACAGGCGCCCAAATCCCATCCTGCAAGGAGATTTGGAGGCCATTGACATCGTTGGATCTCAAGATGGTCAAGATCTGAGGATCAGAATGCTCCCCAAATCCAATTCTATTATTTGAAAGGCAGGATTTTGGTGAAAGATCCCAATTTTCAGTGTGCTTGACACCAGGATAGTAATTAATCCTCAAAACTGAATCATTATGGACGTCTCTGATGAGATTACTGAATACAGACTTGTTTGGTAACCATAGACCTTCAGTCACCAAATCAAGAATTTCGCATCCTAAATCTCTCACGCTTTTAACATACTCATTCACGACATGGCTGCAACAAATTAAAGTATCAATTGATatgtcaatatttttataaattaaaaaacttcacattttgatataattgacaaataaatcaatttttcgAATGGTTATATATCGACAAAACAAACATTCAAATACATATCAATAGAACTATTAATGTTAGTaactcattttcaaatattgtgaaatatttatttacaatcATCTTGATGTTTAAATATCAAAAGTCAttttatttagtatttaaaCCTTTTCTTATCGCatgttttagttaaaaaatatataataaaaaatgaataaaactaATTGTAGGTAAATAGCATAAACTTGAAATTAGTAATTGCAAGTAAGAATCATTTAGATGTTTATaaaaaactatttgatttttattctttaaaactaatttaataaacaaattgaagaaaacataaatattttgaaaatcactctgcaaatgaattatttcaACCATAACACTCTTTTTTTATCCTTCTAGTAAGAcatatttcaaatatagaagagttttgaaaaaaatgacTAGAAAATCGATCTATTATACTATCAAGCTCGCAAAGATTTTTAatgttgattaaaaaaaatgattcgaGTGGTTTGTAGCTACCACTTGACTTTTAAGATATAAAAAAGAActtatatataaacaaaattcaCTTTTGAGGCACAATTATTAAATGTAAAATCATTATCCAACCTATGCAAAACtttttacaatatataaaatattgacgattaaattatatcatatgattCATATCTAGAGTAAAATAGTTGTCCCTTCCCctattttttctatataatataattatatacatATTCTAATAATATTATATGTTTTTCCATTGATAACGAccaaatgtatattatatttctcaaaaaaaaaaaaaaatattggtgtCATTAGATAAAATATTGTCCTTTTTTCCATGAAGAAAAATGTCGTTTTGACAttataaattatgaatttttgcAGCTTTTAAAGCAAAGTGGTTTGACTCGTAAATGAAGATGCATTCTCCAATGGGAATTATTTAACccacaaaagaaaaaagttcaaaaaattcaaaaatcgatttttaaacaagaaatgaATATTAATGGGGTTTTTTTAGAAGATTTACTGATGAACTCTTAGAAATATCTTTCTCCatttatttacataaaaaaataaatagtttgtgaaattaagaaaaaaactaaaaaaaaaaaaaaaaaggacttaTTAAAagcattttaaaaatataaaaggtAACCTGAAAGTAAGAGGGTGGTTAGAGATAGAAGGGGAGCATTGGAGAATGGAAGAAGGGTCGGAGCGAAGAAGAAGGTACTCGAGGTCGCCCATGTCGCCATTGGGGCCGATGGATTTGCAGCCATAGCCGAACGGGTTGGCGGGACCGGCGCAGTGCTTCTCGAGGGCGGTTTTTTCAAAGAAATCAAATCCTTGGCTTTCAAGCTGAGCAATGGCATCATCAGAGACTCCATGGTTGATGAGCTTAAAGAAGCCAAAGTCTTGGCAAGCCTCAACAATGGATTTGGAAGTTATTGCTCTGCTTTGGGAGAGATCTATGGTGGGAATTCCAACAGCTTTGGTTTTCTTGGTCCTCATGGCTGTGGGACAAGGcatgcttttttcttttttttttttggaagaattAAGGTTTTATGATGAAGAGATTTGATGAAAGCTTTGGTTTGTATTCCATGTTAGAAGGAGGAGCTACCTTGTATTTATACAAGACTTTTGAGAgacaaaaaagagagagaagagagttgtgattgtttcttttattttgattatttttttattttattatagtaATGGTCATTgtgagtttaattaaattaaagcaCAACTTGGGATaagaatagtttttttttagacTATTAGGAAGATGTTGAATTgtaagtttatttatttatttaaatgagttagtgagttttttttttttttttttaagtataataaaaGTATGGGATTTAAACCACGTAATTCTTGAACGTAAATATATCTGTATATAAGTCGAGTTATATTCAATTCAGTGTGACTTTATTTATCTTGGTATGAAATTGACAATCGGAAAAAGCAATAAAGCATAAAGAATGGAGAAATCAACACAAAAATTTACGTTATTTACTAATAATGTGTTAGCTATATCCAAAGGTAAAGGGAGAGGGCAatttattattagagaaaaaatatcGATTATATGTTAAGAAGCGCTAGTAGAGTTTAAtagtttatacaatacactcctccAACCTTAAGACCAAGAGACCAATATCGTAAATAATAGATTCAAGACATTCTAACAATCTTATTAGTTTTGGTATTGTAGAACAAAACTTCTAATAATCACTAAAtgcaaatttcaaattaaatactTATACAATTTTCTCTCTTACGTCtaacaatttaaaattgataGTCACATCCCAACAACCTCTTTAACTGATTTCTCATGATGTGAAAAATGATATGTTCATCttagattttaaatattatttaaaaatgttaaataccctatttggtaaccatttcataTTTGGTTTTTAGCTTTCGAAAGTTGAGTATATTTTCTcatatttcttaccatgatttacatctttcttaagtataataattgaatttttagccaaaatccaaaaacaaaaacaaatttttaaaagctacttttatagttttcaaattttggcttggatTTTTAGACCATtagtaaaagaagaaaataacaacgtaagaaatttggaggtgaaaatagtatccatagacttaattttcaaaagtaaaaaataaaaactaaatgattatcaaatcgagtatgatttttttttaaaaaaaaaaaaatctataattttctaaattaaatattttaaaatgtcaGAGATTTAAACCGATAAAAatacacttaaaaaaaaaaaatctataattttctaaattaaatattttaaaatgtcaGAGATTTAAACCGATAAAAATACACTACATATAACAAGAGTCGGTCAAAGATATCCTAATTCCTACCAATTGGTGTGTAGTCAAATTCGGTTGTTTTTGGAGAGATTAGAATTATGCGTATTTTGTCAGTATATTGTAAGAAGTCTTTTTAAATagactttaaaaaataataataataataataagatgtGTTCAGTTGGTAatccaaattctattttatgttttcggATTTATTAAATTTAGTCAATATATATTTAACAAACAACTCGAAATTATTTTCTGAAAATTATTTTGTTCGGATTTTGTGATTCAAATAATGTAAATTCTAAGAACAACATTTTATGTTTCCATTataaccaattttgaatattaaattttaaaatgtataattatattaaataaagtcaCAAACGTTTAGAAATATTGTATGACATGTTTTAAAATTAgctcatttaaaaaaaaaatggaaaattacaactagttttataatttataaatatattatcaaatacatttaaataattatttaaattataatttaaattatgaatttacAACTGAACACATATATGGAGAcatgaaatataattttattgaatcttTTGTTTAtacatttcaatttttaaattctcTTCCAAACAGATCCGTAAGCTTTCTAaaccatttttgtttttaggaACTTTGTTAATGTTAataattcaaatgttttctttaaaaGATAAAGTACATGACAAAGAAATTGCAAAGAAATTATtgcaaaagttttaaaaaaatattaataaaaacgACTAAACGTGAGGCATAACTCCTAGATACGAGTTTAAAATTATGTTGCTAATTCATTTAACACTTGCATATGCATGTTTATAGTGAATTGTTTAAGGAAATACAATGCAACTAACTTGACATCTAAAGTATGATtaacttcataaaattaaatgtatacGAGGAGTAGATTTAGTATGGATTTatgctctttatataatgtatataaaaaaCTGATATAGTATCAAAATATTAGTTAGTTCAATCGTAAATTTACTTTCTAGTCTTCTTTAGACCTAGGTTGAAGCTATTCATTACTTTtatatttactaaattatataaagttcACAATCCGTCACTGTGTATAGACTTATTAAAAGTAAGAGGATTATTAGGAACTTTTCATAGTAATTATAATGGactaaataaacaaaatcattaaaatttatattattagaAATTAAGTAGATACCATCTTTCTCGTAAAATCCAATCTTAATGGGTACAAGAATAACTtaaagtttataatttatttttatttttatttaagaatAATATAAACATTGTAAGTATTGACTTAATCCAATTGAattgtgtttaatttaaatcatataaataaaagaatattgaaaatCTTGATTTTATAGTATTATAATTTGGTTTGTATAAGCATAGACTAAGACGTAATTAAATTtttccccaaaaaaaaaaaaagacgtaACTAAATTTAGAAGTTTTGGATTTTATATTACCctatcaaattcataattttatatttcaatcaacaaatcgaTATGCCAAAACTGAATAAGGAAAATAGAAAACTTGGTTGAATCTCCTATTTGACCAAATTTGCTATCTTTTCTTTATATGTCAATAAATTCTCATTTTATATGATGGATGTCGAAATGGGAATACGATAGTTTTTTTAGTAGATGATATacaattaaatctattttcatCCATCAGTTTAAGTTTTTAgatcaattggtgatttaaaaTGGTATTAGAGTAGGTAGGTTCAAGATGTTCTAGAGTGTTCAAGTCCAACAATGTTGTTTTCTCCCCAATGTTTGGttcttcttcatatttcaaaCCCATCAGCTTtatcaacttaaatttttttgtcaattggtgatttaagaatTTTCTAACATATGATGATGTTATAACTAAtggattgagtttttttttttcccttttatttgtAAATTATAAAATGACAAATTAAACTTGTTAAGACTTTTAGATAGAGACTAAACtgttataatttgaaaatataaagattaaattattacatgTCAAAGTTTAAGACTAATTATTATAGATTTGAAAAATAGACTAAGGcctgtttggtaatcatttggtttttagttttttattttagaaaattaagcttatagacactacttccatctctaaatttcttattttgttatatactttttcttaatggtttaaaaaactaaacaaaaatttgaaaactaaaaaaaagtagcttttaaaaacttgcttttgtttttggaatttgtttaATAATTAAACCAATGTAAAAGATGTAAATTATCGTAAGAAATTGTGAGAAAATaggtttatttaaaaaaaaaaaaaaaaaaaaaaaaaaaaactaccaaaCCAGgtataaattattacaaattaaaattcaacactAAGGCAACATTTACACTAGTTGAAAAGTGATCTATCAACGGTAATGTAAAAAGTGGGCCCCAAttgattgtttttgttattgtttaCTTGTTTTCCATAATTGTAATAAGATGTGGGGTCcgctttaaaatttgtaatcaaatcgTGTAATCTGATTAAGGAATAAAAGGGGTTCGATCTAATTACGGTCGAAAATTACGTGTTATAGATATTGTTACTATAACAgtataaaaattatgaatttgccTCATTTATAGTTATCTTTACTGTTACCCTTACTGTTATTGTTCCATTACCGTTATCGTTAGGTTCAAACAGTAACAGTAGAATGTGaaaaattcataattataaGTAAACGTGATAAAAAGCAATCCAATTGTGTTTACGATTCATCTATCAATGAAATCTCATTTTGATTACACCAATTTTTATTACGATTTGAGGCCTAAATTATTGCTTCTATGATATTTGAGTAGGGTCGGCAAAAATTCCCGtgagatagatagatagatagtaagctacttttttttttaaactattttttaatttacttcataa
This region includes:
- the LOC120085361 gene encoding DNA-directed RNA polymerase III subunit RPC8 isoform X1, whose translation is MFYLSRIEHTLRVPPNLLHLPILDAIKGELEKLFLDKVVANLGLCISVYDIRSVDGGFIFPSDGAATYKVVFTLIVFRPFVGEVIIGKVKESNAKGLRISLGFFEDINVPVELLPSGSKFEPDLNNGGKLRWVWEYQDVPCDIYETDEIRFKIHSIDYPAIPVEQPKERDSKFLMEEQPRENINVKAFAPMLITATIDHDGLGPISWWEGGGDVEDEVEAEDEDEENS
- the LOC120085361 gene encoding DNA-directed RNA polymerase III subunit RPC8 isoform X2 → MGALSFPAMVLQHTRYSCIAVWSLVRFHVSLWASVSKFLGCVHVDCVSSIRGGVSLGFFEDINVPVELLPSGSKFEPDLNNGGKLRWVWEYQDVPCDIYETDEIRFKIHSIDYPAIPVEQPKERDSKFLMEEQPRENINVKAFAPMLITATIDHDGLGPISWWEGGGDVEDEVEAEDEDEENS
- the LOC120084588 gene encoding gibberellin 2-beta-dioxygenase 2, with protein sequence MPCPTAMRTKKTKAVGIPTIDLSQSRAITSKSIVEACQDFGFFKLINHGVSDDAIAQLESQGFDFFEKTALEKHCAGPANPFGYGCKSIGPNGDMGDLEYLLLRSDPSSILQCSPSISNHPLTFSHVVNEYVKSVRDLGCEILDLVTEGLWLPNKSVFSNLIRDVHNDSVLRINYYPGVKHTENWDLSPKSCLSNNRIGFGEHSDPQILTILRSNDVNGLQISLQDGIWAPVCPDPSAFYVLIGDAFQAMTNGRFVSVRHRAMANNSKNARMSIMYFGAPPLNAWIAPLSEMMLPNEQSLYKPFTWAQYKKAAYSLRLADSRLDLFKTS